Below is a window of Saccharomonospora viridis DSM 43017 DNA.
CCTCGCTAGCCTACGTGCGCTACCGGGGCAGGACGCCACCCTCCTTCGCTGATGTCGAGGTCATCCAGCGGTGGCCCGGCGGCCGAGCCGTGAGTGAGCATGGGAATCAGGAGTGATATGACGGTCTGGTTCGTGATCGCGGTGCCGGTCGTGGTGATGCTGTTCGCGCTCGGCATGGAAAAGGTTGAGCACCGGCTGCGCCACGTGTCCGTGCGCGGCGAGGACGTCGAGGAGTTCCTCGAACAAGCCCGACCGGATGAAGTCAAGGCGCTCTACGGGCACGGCATCGGCCGTGCGCTGGAGTTATTCCGGCTGCGACGGTTGGCCGGAAGGGCAGCCAAGGGCAAGCAACGCGACCTCCGGGGTTAGGCTATTCGGTCGGACGAGATGCTCCACCGGGCCTTTCAACAGGGAGTATTCGGACGATCGCGGCACGTTCGCATCGTTCATACTCGCTGGTAGTAGGTTGGCCTTGATGGCCCGAGCGGGGAGCGTTCTCGGGTGCACGCCCTACACTGCATGTAGTGACCGGCGGCATGCTGCTTCACCCGAAGAGGCGGATGCTGCTACCCCAAAGGAGGCACGAGGTGGACGAGACCCTGGCCCGCGCGGGCATCTTCCAGGGTGTGGAACCGGCGGCGGCCGAAGCGCTCGCGCAAACCCTGGAATCAGTGGAATTTCCCCGCGGCCACGTGATCTTCAGCGAGGGCGAGCCGGGGGACAAGCTCTACATCATCAAGTCGGGCAAGGTCAAGATCGGCCGCAAGTCGGCCGACGGCCGGGAGAACCTGTTCCAGATCATGGGACCGTCCGACATGTTCGGGGAGCTGTCGATTTTCGACCCGGGCCCGCGCACGTCGACGGCCACTACGGTTACCGAGGTCAGCGCGGTGACGATGGACCGCCCCGCGTTGAGGCAGTGGATCTCGACGCGGCCGGAGATCGCGGAACAGTTGCTGCGGGTGGTCGCACGCCGGCTTCGCCGCACCAACAACATGGTCGCCGAACTGATCTTCACCGACGTCCCCGGTCGAGTGGCACGGGCGCTGTTGCAGCTGGCACAGCGTTTCGGCAGCCAGGAGGCGGGTCTACTGCGGGTCACGCACGACCTGACGCAGGAGGAGATCGCCCAGTACGTCGGCGCGTCGCGGGAAACCGTCAACAAGGCGCTCGCCGACTTCGCGCACCGTGGCTGGCTGCGTCTTGAGGGCAAGAGCGTACTGATCCTCGACCCGGAGCGGTTGGCCCGTCGGGCCCGCTGAGACGTCGAGACAGCAGCACCCCAACGAGTTCTCCGAGAGCCACAGCGTGGTGGTGGAATGCTGGGTCGGCCCCGTCCCGGGCCGACCGAAGGGAAGACGTCGGGCCGACACTCAAGGCCCGGAGCAAACAAGTCGATACAGAACAAGGGGCCGGGCGCCACCCCCGACGTGGCACTTCATCCGGCCCCTTGTCCGTTACGCGCGGACCGTCCCCCGACAGGCCGCGCTCCCCGCCCTCCGGTGTAGGCCCCGACCCGAAACCCGGAGGGAGTCTGTAGTTGTCCGCCTGGAAGACCAGGCGACGTCAGCGGATGCGAGCATTGTGTCCGCGAACGTCTACGACGTCTGTCCTAGATGTTCCCACCAGTCGAGGCCGCCCTAATAGGGTCGCATGACCCCACCCTGGTGGTTCAAGTCCGTTCACTCTCAAAGACGCGTCGACCGGGCAGATGATGCCCACCCAGCGGACACTGTTATCTATCCGATATCAAACTACCCATCCGGGCGAGCTTTACACACTTTCGAGCCCTGGAACCGAACCTCGGGCGCGATCCGAATAAACTGGTACCATCGTACCAGGTTTGGGCATACTGGTACGCGTGTCCAACTTCGTCGAGTCTGGTCGCACCACCCTCTCCGACTACCGCGTCGCGCTGACCACACCCGCTGCTCGGAGGCCGCTCATCGCCTCCTTGCTGGCCCGGCTCCCGATCGCCATGATCGGAATCTCCGAGCTGCTCTACGTACAGCACCGGACCGGCACGTACGCGGTGGCCGGACTGGTGTCGGCGGGCACGCTGATCGGTGTGGCGATCGGTTCGGTGGTACAGGGGCGACTCATCGACCGGTTCGGCCCCACCCGACCGCTGCTCGTCGTCGTAGGCCTGTTCGCGGCGACGATGGCGGGGCTGATAGCGGCCATCGAGAACCAGACCGCCACCCCCGTGCTCGTGGCACTCGCCTGGGGAATCGGCCTGTTCGAACCCATGTGCGGCTCGGCGTCCCGAGCGTTGTGGCGCAGACTGCTACCACCCGGCCCCGCGCTCACCGCCGCGTACTCGTACGAGGCCATCAGCATGGAGGTCTTCTTCATCCTCGGCCCCGGGTTGGCGGGAGCCCTCATCACCGCTCCCTGGCCGGGAACCGGCCTGGTCCTCGGCGGAGCGTGCATGGTGGTGGGCGCGGTGCTGTTCGCACTGAGCCCGGCCGTGCGAGCCTGGCCACCCGCTCCCAGGACGAACGCCCCACTGCTCGGTGCGTTCAGCAGTCCCGGCATGCGCACACTCGCGCTGGCGGCACTGGGCTTCGGCATGGTCATCGGCTTCGTCGAGGTCGCCGTACCCGCCGCGGCCACCAACGCCGGCAACACCGCCCTGGGCGGTCTGCTGTTGTCGGTGTGGTCGGTGAGTTCCGTGGCGTTCGGCATCGTCTACAGCCTCCGCCCCTGGCCGAGGCCGTTGGGCCTGCGCCTTCCCGTGCTGCTCGCGCTGTTCGGCGCCTGTGTGGCGCTCCTGGCATGGCCGTCGACGTTGTGGGGTCTCGCGGTGGCCATGCTGGCCTCGGGTGCCCTCATCACCCCGCAGTCCACCGCCCATTCGATCGTCATCGAAGTGGTGGCCCCGAAGGGAACGGCGGCCGAGGCGTTCGGCTGGGTCCTCACGGCCATCACACTCGGCTTGGCGATCGGACAGTCGGCCAGCGGTTACCTGGTGGAGCACAGCGGACCAGCGCTCGCGTTCGGCGTGGCGGCGATCTGCGCGCTCGTACTGGCCGGAGCGGTATGGCTGCGCAGGAACACGGTCCGGGCCCCCGTCGAGGACGAACGGTCGACGGATGCCGCGGACGCCGTCGCGGCGTGACCGCCACTCAGCCGCGCGAACGCAGGTACTCCAGCTGAGCCCGGACGCTCTCCTCTGCGGGCGCCCACAGCGCCGGATCGACGTCGGCGTAGACGAGTTCCACCACCTGGCGAGCCGTGGCGTCGTCGCCGAGCTTCCGCAACGCCTGGCGCACTTGGTCCAGCCGTTGTTCACGGTGGCGTAGGTATTCGGCCGCGGTGCTCACCAGATCCGACAGCTCGGGACCGTGGCCGGGCAACCCGAGCGTGCCGGGCGGCAACTCACCCAGTTTGCGCAGCGAGTCGAGGTAACCACCCAGGTCGGACAACACGGTGGTGCCCCGCCCCAACACCGTGTCACCGGTGACCGCGTACGTCCGCCCGCCGTGGTCCAGGTGCAGCACGATGGAGTCGTCGGTGTGCCCCGGGGTGTGGACGACCTGCAACGTCAATCCCGCTGCCCGCACCACGTCGCCGTCGACGAGCGGGTCACCTCCCCGGCACAGGGAAGCGTCGAACGCCCGCACCGGCGCGTCCACGCGTTCGGCGAGCGACGGTGCTGCCTCCACGTGATCCGGGTGCCGGTGGGTGAGCAGGATTAACTCGATACCGGACAGTCCCGCGAGCGTCTCGAGATGGTCGTCGAGAGCATGCCCGGGGTCCACGACGATCCGCCCCGCTGCCCCGGGGGCCTGCAACACCCAGGTATTGGTGCCCTCCAACGTCATCGTCGACGGGTTGTTCTGCAACAACACCGACGCGATGGGAGACACCGGCCGAAGCACCCCGTAAGCGGGATGGTTCATGACAGCTTCACCACGATCCGCTCACCGTCCTGCACGAATCTCGGCATGATCCGACGTATCCGGCGTTCACACGCCAAGACCTCCGCCACCGAGGAGAACCGGGAGATCTCACTGAGCGTGCACCACGTGGGCGGCATCAAGCCCACTCGCCCGGCCTCGGCATCGGCGATGGCGTCCTCGGGGCGCTGCCAATGCGCCGATTCGACCTCGGTGGTGGCACCGTCGGCCACCTGCCCCTCGGGAAGGGCCGCCACGAAGAACCGCGCGTCGTACCGCCGCGGCTCCTCCTCGGGCGTCACCCAGTTCGCCCACGGCCGCAACAGATCCGCCCGCAACACCAGCCCGGACTCGGCGAGGAAGCTCGCCAGCGACAACTCACCTGAGGTGAGCGCCGCGCGCGCATCGGCGTAGGCACCGGTATCGGCGACGACGCTGGACTCCGTACCCGCCAGCAGAACGCCGGACTCCTCGAACGCCTCCCGGACCACGGCGCACACCAGGGCCCGTGCCAGCGGCTCGGAGCAGGAGAACCACCGGGCCCATTCCGCGGGCGGGGGACCGACCCAACCGATGGAGGCGTCGGCATCACGCTGATCGACCCCACCCCCGGGGAACACGGTCATCCCCGCCGCGAACGCCATGCTGCGCACCCGACGTTGCAAGAACACCTCGACCCCGGAGCCGTCCTCCACGTCGCGCACCAACACCACGGTCGCCGAGTCCTTGGCCGGAACGGGTTGCGGTGGAGGCTCCTTCGGCGACGGCAGCATGGGGG
It encodes the following:
- a CDS encoding NUDIX hydrolase, whose translation is MLPSPKEPPPQPVPAKDSATVVLVRDVEDGSGVEVFLQRRVRSMAFAAGMTVFPGGGVDQRDADASIGWVGPPPAEWARWFSCSEPLARALVCAVVREAFEESGVLLAGTESSVVADTGAYADARAALTSGELSLASFLAESGLVLRADLLRPWANWVTPEEEPRRYDARFFVAALPEGQVADGATTEVESAHWQRPEDAIADAEAGRVGLMPPTWCTLSEISRFSSVAEVLACERRIRRIMPRFVQDGERIVVKLS
- a CDS encoding MFS transporter, which translates into the protein MSNFVESGRTTLSDYRVALTTPAARRPLIASLLARLPIAMIGISELLYVQHRTGTYAVAGLVSAGTLIGVAIGSVVQGRLIDRFGPTRPLLVVVGLFAATMAGLIAAIENQTATPVLVALAWGIGLFEPMCGSASRALWRRLLPPGPALTAAYSYEAISMEVFFILGPGLAGALITAPWPGTGLVLGGACMVVGAVLFALSPAVRAWPPAPRTNAPLLGAFSSPGMRTLALAALGFGMVIGFVEVAVPAAATNAGNTALGGLLLSVWSVSSVAFGIVYSLRPWPRPLGLRLPVLLALFGACVALLAWPSTLWGLAVAMLASGALITPQSTAHSIVIEVVAPKGTAAEAFGWVLTAITLGLAIGQSASGYLVEHSGPALAFGVAAICALVLAGAVWLRRNTVRAPVEDERSTDAADAVAA
- a CDS encoding MBL fold metallo-hydrolase; translated protein: MNHPAYGVLRPVSPIASVLLQNNPSTMTLEGTNTWVLQAPGAAGRIVVDPGHALDDHLETLAGLSGIELILLTHRHPDHVEAAPSLAERVDAPVRAFDASLCRGGDPLVDGDVVRAAGLTLQVVHTPGHTDDSIVLHLDHGGRTYAVTGDTVLGRGTTVLSDLGGYLDSLRKLGELPPGTLGLPGHGPELSDLVSTAAEYLRHREQRLDQVRQALRKLGDDATARQVVELVYADVDPALWAPAEESVRAQLEYLRSRG
- a CDS encoding Crp/Fnr family transcriptional regulator; its protein translation is MDETLARAGIFQGVEPAAAEALAQTLESVEFPRGHVIFSEGEPGDKLYIIKSGKVKIGRKSADGRENLFQIMGPSDMFGELSIFDPGPRTSTATTVTEVSAVTMDRPALRQWISTRPEIAEQLLRVVARRLRRTNNMVAELIFTDVPGRVARALLQLAQRFGSQEAGLLRVTHDLTQEEIAQYVGASRETVNKALADFAHRGWLRLEGKSVLILDPERLARRAR